The following are encoded together in the Peromyscus leucopus breed LL Stock chromosome 1, UCI_PerLeu_2.1, whole genome shotgun sequence genome:
- the LOC114686106 gene encoding vomeronasal type-1 receptor 4-like: protein MDSRNLAIRIVLSLQSATGILGNVSFLFYYLLIYYNKHTLKTIDLILTHVFTANSLIILSTGVPQVMRAFGWKWFFNDVGCHLILYALRLGRSMSISTTCLLSIFQAIIISPCDSYCKDLKIKVQKYIRLSIFLFWILYMVVNTIFPMSMSTKRNSKNKTQNTDSEFCFSVSRDKIVDSLYMAFWVFPEVVFSMLIVCSSTSIIVILYGHKKRVQHILSTHSSPRASPQSKATQTILVLVCTFLTFYTISSILQGYIAISQNHNSWLINITAIISMSFPTLSPYVMSHDSIISRFCFFWIRNIK from the coding sequence ATGGACTCCAGGAACTTGGCAATAAGAATAGTGCTTTCACTTCAGAGTGCAACGGGAATACTGGGaaatgtatcttttcttttctactatCTACTCATTTACTACAATAAACACACATTAAAGACTATAGACTTAATTCTTACACATGTCTTCACAGCCAACTCCTTGATCATTCTCTCTACAGGAGTGCCCCAGGTAATGAGAGCTTTTGGGTGGAAATGGTTCTTCAATGATGTGGGATGCCATCTTATTTTATATGCTCTCAGACTTGGCAGAAGCATGTCCATCAGTACCACCTGCCTCTTGAGTATTTTCCAGGCCATCATTATCAGTCCTTGTGACTCCTATTGTAAAGATCTTAAAATCAAAGTACAAAAATATATTCGCCTCTCCATTTTCCTCTTTTGGATCCTGTACATGGTAGTAAATACAATTTTTCCCATGTCAATGTCTACCAAAAGGAATAGCAAAAATAAGACACAAAATACAGATTCTGAATTCTGCTTCTCTGTAAGTCGTGACAAAATAGTAGATTCATTGTATATGGCATTTTGGGTATTCCCTGAAGTCGTATTTTCTATGCTCATTGTATGTTCCAGCACCTCCATAATTGTCATACTTTATGGACACAAGAAGAGGGTTCAACACATCCTCAGTACTCATTCCTCCCCTAGAGCCTCTCCTCAATCCAAAGCCACACAGACCATCCTGGTCTTGGTTTGCACCTTTCTCACTTTTTATACCATTTCCTCCATTTTACAAGGTTACATTGCTATTTCTCAGAATCACAACTCGTGGCTAATAAATATCACAGCCATCATTTCTATGTCTTTTCCTACTTTAAGCCCCTATGTGATGAGTCATGATTCCATTATCTCCAGATTTTGCTTTTTCTGGATAaggaatataaaatga